Proteins from a single region of Flavobacterium sp. YJ01:
- a CDS encoding chromate resistance protein ChrB domain-containing protein, whose product MKWITRERPKIDRIACPWLIKKFVDTEAEFIYVPFDEVVAKAKELDAIPFDIPDVEFTHYNEECTFDYIIKKYQISDPAVLIMAKIVRGADTDRHDLAKEAAGLWAISAGLSHNITNDTELLETGLKLYDALYSWAKYLHKQNHLQNSPFESLLHEVYNKFLIEKKSNQKTPLWVKELKNIIQDQIDAQFTFDLKKISNELELNPSYLSREFSKYFEDLNFGEYVRKLRIEKAINLIQNTSYTLTEIAYMTGFSDQSHFTRIFKLQTGKNPSSYRKNTLKK is encoded by the coding sequence ATGAAGTGGATTACTAGAGAAAGACCTAAAATCGATAGAATTGCCTGTCCGTGGCTAATCAAAAAATTTGTTGACACAGAGGCCGAATTTATTTATGTACCCTTTGATGAAGTTGTAGCAAAAGCGAAGGAATTAGACGCAATTCCGTTTGACATTCCGGATGTTGAGTTTACACATTATAACGAAGAATGCACTTTTGATTACATCATTAAAAAGTATCAAATAAGCGATCCAGCAGTTTTAATTATGGCAAAAATTGTTCGTGGCGCCGACACCGACCGCCACGATCTTGCCAAAGAAGCAGCTGGACTTTGGGCAATTTCAGCTGGACTTTCTCATAATATTACAAACGATACCGAATTGCTCGAAACTGGCCTAAAATTATACGATGCATTGTATAGCTGGGCAAAATATCTACACAAACAAAATCATCTTCAAAATAGCCCATTTGAAAGTTTACTTCACGAAGTTTATAATAAGTTTTTGATTGAAAAAAAATCAAATCAAAAAACGCCTTTATGGGTTAAGGAATTAAAAAATATCATTCAGGATCAAATTGATGCACAGTTTACTTTTGATTTAAAGAAAATTTCAAACGAATTAGAATTGAATCCATCTTATTTATCGAGAGAGTTTTCTAAATATTTTGAAGATTTAAATTTCGGTGAATACGTGCGTAAACTTCGGATAGAAAAAGCAATCAATCTTATTCAAAATACCTCTTATACTTTAACCGAAATAGCTTATATGACGGGCTTTTCAGATCAAAGTCATTTTACCAGAATCTTCAAATTGCAAACAGGAAAAAATCCTTCTTCTTATAGAAAAAACACTTTAAAAAAGTAA
- a CDS encoding TlpA disulfide reductase family protein, which produces MKKTLLIAAFLCCVVTNSKAQVVGVDVGDIAPEIDLPNTKGENVALSSLRGSLVLVDFWASWCGPCIKEQPLLVKLHNAYPEKLSIYGVSMDTKKPLWTAAIAKGKLPWINVSDLKYWQSPFVADYRLQSVPLNFLVDKNGIILAKNIHGKALEDKIKSLLAP; this is translated from the coding sequence ATGAAAAAAACTTTACTCATTGCAGCATTTTTATGTTGTGTAGTTACCAATTCAAAAGCACAAGTTGTAGGCGTTGATGTTGGAGATATTGCACCAGAAATAGATCTTCCAAATACAAAGGGAGAAAACGTGGCACTTTCGTCATTACGAGGTTCATTGGTTTTAGTAGATTTTTGGGCTTCTTGGTGCGGGCCTTGCATTAAAGAACAGCCATTATTAGTAAAATTGCACAATGCTTATCCTGAAAAATTATCTATTTATGGAGTTTCTATGGATACTAAAAAGCCATTGTGGACAGCTGCAATTGCAAAGGGAAAATTACCTTGGATAAATGTTAGCGATTTAAAATACTGGCAATCTCCTTTTGTTGCTGACTATAGATTGCAATCTGTTCCGTTGAATTTTTTAGTGGATAAAAACGGAATTATTTTAGCAAAAAATATTCATGGAAAAGCTTTGGAAGATAAAATTAAAAGTCTGTTGGCACCGTGA
- a CDS encoding metalloregulator ArsR/SmtB family transcription factor, with protein MEKIEIFKALSNKSRLQMLEWLKEPEINFPDQLQHAGFEHGVCVGQIQAKAGLTQSTVSEYLSILQRAGFIEAKRVGQWTYYKRNEGAFEALSKLIQSNL; from the coding sequence ATGGAAAAGATAGAAATATTTAAAGCCTTATCAAATAAATCCAGATTGCAAATGCTGGAATGGCTAAAAGAGCCTGAAATCAACTTTCCTGATCAATTGCAGCACGCTGGATTTGAACACGGAGTTTGTGTTGGGCAAATTCAGGCTAAAGCTGGTTTGACACAATCTACAGTATCAGAATACCTGTCTATTTTACAACGCGCTGGATTCATAGAAGCCAAACGTGTTGGACAATGGACTTATTATAAACGTAACGAAGGTGCCTTTGAAGCACTCAGTAAATTAATTCAATCTAATTTGTAA
- a CDS encoding NADH:flavin oxidoreductase, with product MSTNNLFSPFNLKTLNLKNRIVMAPMTRSFSPNGVPTDEVAAYYQKRAEGEVGLILSEGTVIDRASSSNDANVPHFYGDLALKGWEKVINEVHAAGGKMGPQIWHMGIMDNHHSGWVPPVPFEGPSGLNRPDFRNGIAMSEKDIEDTILAFGKAAADAKRLGFDTIEIHGAHGYLIDQFFRAETNLREDIYGGKTLPERNRFAIEVIKEIRRQVGNDFAVIMRFSQFKPSDYNYKLAKNPQELEAWLTPLVDAGIDIIHASQRRFWEPEFEDSDLNFAGWAKKVTGAPTITVGSVGLSGDFFGAFAGESSQPTSLEELNRRFDRGDFDLVAVGRPLLSDPNWVAKIKAGKTEELKGFSKEALGQLVLE from the coding sequence ATGAGTACAAACAACCTTTTTTCTCCGTTTAACTTAAAAACGTTAAACCTGAAAAACAGAATCGTAATGGCGCCAATGACGCGCTCATTTTCTCCAAACGGAGTTCCAACTGACGAAGTAGCCGCTTACTACCAAAAAAGAGCTGAAGGCGAAGTTGGTTTAATATTATCTGAAGGAACTGTAATTGACAGAGCTTCTTCTTCAAATGATGCAAATGTTCCTCATTTTTATGGCGATTTAGCCTTAAAAGGATGGGAAAAAGTAATTAATGAAGTTCACGCTGCTGGCGGAAAAATGGGACCACAAATTTGGCATATGGGAATTATGGATAATCATCATTCTGGATGGGTTCCTCCTGTTCCTTTTGAAGGTCCGTCTGGTTTGAATCGTCCAGATTTTAGAAATGGTATTGCTATGTCTGAAAAAGATATTGAAGATACTATTCTTGCTTTTGGTAAAGCTGCAGCTGATGCTAAAAGATTAGGTTTTGATACTATCGAAATTCATGGTGCACACGGTTATTTAATCGATCAATTCTTTAGAGCTGAAACCAATTTACGTGAAGATATTTACGGAGGAAAAACATTGCCGGAACGTAATCGTTTTGCTATTGAAGTTATAAAAGAAATTAGAAGACAAGTTGGAAATGATTTCGCTGTGATCATGCGTTTTTCTCAATTTAAACCTTCTGATTACAATTATAAACTGGCCAAAAATCCGCAGGAATTAGAAGCTTGGCTTACTCCGCTTGTTGATGCAGGAATTGATATTATACACGCTTCTCAACGCAGATTCTGGGAACCAGAATTTGAAGATTCTGACTTAAACTTTGCAGGTTGGGCTAAAAAAGTTACTGGAGCACCAACTATTACAGTAGGTTCTGTTGGACTTTCTGGCGATTTCTTTGGCGCATTTGCTGGAGAGAGTTCTCAGCCAACTTCTTTGGAAGAATTAAACAGACGTTTCGACAGAGGCGATTTTGATTTAGTTGCTGTTGGAAGACCTCTTTTATCTGATCCGAATTGGGTTGCGAAAATTAAAGCTGGAAAAACTGAGGAGTTAAAAGGTTTTAGTAAAGAAGCTTTAGGCCAATTGGTTTTAGAATAA
- the tyrS gene encoding tyrosine--tRNA ligase, which yields METIQKLKENTAIFLPENGLEEKLNQAEKENRKLIIKLGFDPTAPDLHLGHAVVLKKLKQFQDLGHQIVIIVGSFTAQIGDPTGKNKSRKPLNAEEVQHNAETYIAQLSKIIDVDKAQIVFNSDWLDKLSFSEVIQIMSNVTVAQLMHRNDFNKRFAENSPIAMHELVYPILQGFDSVKINADIEMGGTDQLFNCTMGRQLQENFKMPGQIVICMPLLKGLDGKEKMSKSLNNIIGLTDEPNEMFGKTMSIPDDLILEFLDLTTDFSFKEKQEIKKRLEIENPMNIKKLIAKNIITQYHDAISAEDAEKFFINQFQNKNAEAKSFMSVMISSLGNELNEIALIDLCALIKNDITKSANRRLIESGAVQINHEKIINPYELISLKKETKIKIGKRNFYELL from the coding sequence ATGGAAACAATTCAAAAACTTAAAGAAAACACCGCAATCTTTCTTCCTGAAAATGGTTTGGAAGAAAAATTAAATCAGGCGGAAAAAGAAAACAGAAAACTGATTATCAAACTTGGTTTTGATCCAACGGCTCCCGATTTACATTTGGGACATGCCGTTGTATTAAAAAAACTGAAACAGTTTCAGGATTTAGGGCACCAAATTGTAATTATAGTAGGAAGTTTTACAGCTCAAATTGGCGATCCAACTGGAAAAAACAAAAGCAGAAAACCTTTAAATGCAGAAGAGGTTCAACATAATGCGGAAACTTACATTGCACAATTGTCAAAAATTATTGATGTTGATAAAGCACAGATTGTTTTTAATTCTGACTGGCTGGACAAACTTTCTTTTTCCGAAGTGATTCAGATTATGTCTAATGTAACTGTTGCGCAATTAATGCACAGAAATGACTTCAATAAGCGTTTTGCAGAGAATTCTCCGATTGCAATGCACGAATTGGTTTACCCAATTTTACAAGGTTTTGATTCGGTTAAAATTAATGCCGATATCGAAATGGGTGGCACAGATCAGCTTTTTAATTGTACAATGGGAAGGCAATTGCAAGAAAATTTCAAGATGCCTGGACAAATTGTAATATGCATGCCTTTGTTAAAAGGTCTTGATGGAAAGGAAAAAATGAGTAAATCTCTAAATAATATTATCGGCTTAACAGATGAACCTAATGAAATGTTTGGCAAAACGATGTCAATTCCTGATGATCTTATTTTAGAATTTTTAGATCTGACAACCGATTTTTCATTCAAAGAAAAACAAGAAATTAAGAAAAGACTTGAAATCGAAAATCCGATGAACATTAAAAAGTTAATTGCAAAAAACATTATAACGCAATACCATGATGCAATAAGCGCTGAAGATGCAGAGAAATTCTTTATCAATCAATTTCAAAATAAAAATGCAGAGGCAAAATCATTTATGTCGGTTATGATTTCTTCGTTAGGAAATGAATTGAATGAAATTGCATTAATTGATTTGTGTGCTTTAATCAAAAATGACATTACGAAATCGGCAAACAGAAGATTGATTGAAAGTGGCGCCGTTCAGATTAATCACGAAAAAATTATAAATCCGTACGAATTGATTTCATTAAAAAAAGAGACCAAAATTAAAATTGGGAAAAGAAATTTTTATGAATTATTGTAA
- a CDS encoding acyltransferase — MNDITPKKHYEILDGLRGVAAILVVAFHIFEAFAGGNRFKQIINHGYLAVDFFFLLSGFVVAYAYDDRWAKMTQWEFYKRRLIRLQPMVIMGMIIGAIFYYFQASDILFPMIGGMEVWKVILTMVIGFTLLPIPPSLEIRGWGEMHPLNGPAWSLFFEYIANILYALIFRKFSNKVMSVFVLIFAGLLINYTVFGPKGDVIGGWSLNLEQLNVGFTRLLYPFFAGVLLCRLGKLIHVKNAFWICTLLITIVLALPRLGDENSLWLNGIYESICIILIFPLIVSIGAGGEIKNELSLKICKALGDISYPIYITHYPLIYWFTAWVVDNKVSMADGYLEGIGVLIVSIILAFVCLKLYDEPVRNWLVNKFQKRSN, encoded by the coding sequence ATGAATGATATTACACCTAAAAAACACTACGAAATTCTAGATGGTCTGCGTGGTGTTGCAGCTATTTTGGTAGTTGCTTTTCATATATTTGAAGCTTTTGCTGGCGGAAATCGTTTCAAGCAAATTATCAATCACGGATATCTTGCCGTTGATTTCTTTTTCCTTTTATCTGGATTTGTTGTCGCTTACGCGTATGACGATCGCTGGGCAAAAATGACACAATGGGAATTTTACAAACGCCGATTAATTCGTCTCCAGCCAATGGTAATCATGGGAATGATCATTGGTGCGATCTTTTATTATTTTCAAGCTTCAGATATATTATTTCCAATGATTGGAGGAATGGAAGTTTGGAAAGTAATTCTAACTATGGTAATTGGTTTTACATTATTGCCAATTCCGCCTTCTTTGGAAATTAGAGGTTGGGGAGAAATGCATCCGTTAAATGGCCCAGCGTGGTCACTTTTTTTCGAATATATCGCGAATATCTTATACGCCTTAATCTTCCGTAAATTTTCAAATAAAGTAATGTCGGTTTTTGTATTGATATTTGCTGGATTGCTAATCAATTATACCGTTTTTGGACCAAAAGGTGATGTAATAGGAGGCTGGTCACTAAATTTAGAACAGCTCAATGTTGGTTTTACACGTTTATTATATCCATTTTTTGCGGGAGTTTTGTTATGTCGTTTGGGGAAACTAATTCATGTAAAAAACGCTTTCTGGATTTGTACCCTTTTGATAACAATTGTTTTAGCGCTTCCAAGATTAGGAGATGAAAATAGCCTTTGGCTAAATGGTATATATGAATCGATTTGTATTATTTTAATTTTCCCGCTTATTGTATCGATTGGCGCGGGAGGAGAAATTAAAAACGAACTTTCTTTAAAAATATGCAAAGCTTTAGGAGATATTTCTTATCCGATTTACATTACGCATTATCCTTTAATTTACTGGTTTACAGCTTGGGTTGTAGACAATAAAGTTTCAATGGCAGATGGATATTTAGAAGGAATTGGAGTTTTAATTGTAAGCATCATTTTAGCTTTTGTCTGCTTAAAGTTATATGATGAACCAGTTAGAAATTGGCTTGTAAATAAATTTCAAAAAAGATCTAATTAA
- a CDS encoding DUF1349 domain-containing protein codes for MKRLLFFTIGLVLCQNISAQTLNKMQWFNEPEKWEIKNNALIMNVTANSDYWRISHYGFTVDDAPFYYANYGGEFEAKVKLTGNYIARFDQMGLMIRIDEKNYIKTGVEFVDGKFNVSTVVTHDKSDWSVTTLDKVPPFIWIKAVRRLDAVEIFYSFDDKNYIMTRNAPLQDNTPVMVGLMAASPDGKGFEAKFENFSVKHLPDQRRAEWLKNHQ; via the coding sequence ATGAAAAGACTATTATTTTTTACAATTGGACTTGTATTGTGCCAAAATATTTCAGCACAAACGCTCAATAAAATGCAATGGTTTAATGAACCTGAAAAATGGGAAATTAAAAACAATGCTTTAATTATGAATGTTACCGCAAATAGCGATTATTGGAGAATTTCTCATTACGGATTTACTGTTGATGACGCGCCTTTCTACTACGCAAATTATGGCGGTGAATTTGAAGCTAAAGTAAAGTTGACAGGAAATTACATTGCTAGATTTGATCAAATGGGTTTAATGATTCGCATTGACGAAAAAAACTATATCAAAACAGGTGTTGAGTTTGTTGACGGAAAATTTAATGTTAGCACCGTTGTCACACACGATAAAAGCGATTGGAGTGTAACAACTCTAGATAAAGTACCGCCTTTTATCTGGATTAAAGCCGTTAGAAGATTAGATGCCGTTGAGATATTCTATTCTTTTGATGATAAAAATTACATCATGACCAGAAACGCACCGTTACAAGATAATACGCCAGTTATGGTTGGTTTAATGGCTGCTTCTCCAGACGGAAAAGGCTTTGAAGCTAAATTCGAAAACTTTTCTGTAAAACATTTGCCAGATCAAAGAAGAGCGGAATGGCTTAAAAACCATCAATAA